A section of the Branchiostoma lanceolatum isolate klBraLanc5 chromosome 19, klBraLanc5.hap2, whole genome shotgun sequence genome encodes:
- the LOC136425532 gene encoding uncharacterized protein, producing the protein MGSLTDHNPTQISMQKNRQGYSEKVPTIVLSSYTNGVDNVSHTNTYKAGESQMSHQTQQYNEARESIIQTANMVFSSFSDLPKMVQNAKLLGEAAAILIRLINTKAGEAKDEDVRREMVAQAKKLAAVTQDMVTAIKTTVANPDDESQREMFRTAVDELISASNLATSNVIECTMKLAGTMKTYGADVRQIKYEMPAIQVGQVKYKTSEAQATGTGNVKYQLSGMQSNVQQANIAQLPTVQVAQVHYQGAESQSSGGQVKYQLPAMQSGVQQSNIGQQVQFAQVQYQGTNAQQGGGQVKYQLQGVQSGAAQGNVVHGLPTVQLAQVQYSGAGQQPGSGQVTYQLAGATQGNISQTNVGQRNVSQVAQVQYSGAGQQPGSGQVTYQLAGATQGNISQTNVAQRNVSQVKYQLPADQMRSDVRYVTMDGGQFAAMDSKHSTLDSRNATLGSNLSGQILILDSRYNTLNSSQYVSANSRGSTLDSTVTSSTMESFNESSVSTRADYSTRTDYSVKTNYVDESQVKYNYGVKKGLKGTALVNMNALSQDRKRKHDGDLEQEVRFVEEKKTIYEWGIDRGMSGKAIVNLDALSKRKKRMVRRKKIVEGYGEYEEYSDEYSDGELDIDDDLDEKRRLARLRMEEPFIKRTTIIVEDNGEELDMEDVSPNFEAFFRNMKRGEPRDDVMKELEDAVDLSDIIQIDNLTPENLNEGLTEAEERKLSPENIPPDFSAFFATYISTYGWPSDPEVLGPGAKPIEELIDAQNLLKPDDPDRDGAESVLSEAEGGACGPDLLGGGGGPTKMFVLPDYDSYFRQAKAKPQGKFVQCDLGDDMSDGTRKIAVGFMIPYRRIVLACAPADQPRKKAQAQLVRVLKTFQSVAVKTIRAVLSTRTRVVYKRTYRRRRGGGGGESEKKSQTELQQDELMKKFQEAKLKVKGREAESYGQAEGKLLESKASLASDAAEAKAAFLRFASLGIKGQGGGDGDDDASWSKSEVVVSKQSCAELAGLLMQFQQAYQDVLDASMILGKHTTVEWHQKCVVKTTKFFSFSAMTVVKGARLFTSSSNISETKSNLALAAQDLTTSIDEMMGVCHERFPDENAVDAGNSVEPDKLLELLKAVTSHAPNSDVAEIKEFKELAAIMAESRGDTRMGKAVQARMELLATYLQNNPDYSGFDFAEYKKRILGF; encoded by the exons ATGGGAAGTTTAACAGACCATAACCCG ACACAAATTTCGATGCAGAAAAACAGACAAGGGTACAGTGAAAAGGTTCCAACCATCGTGCTTTCCAGCTACACGAATGGAGTTGACAACGTTTCCCACACTAACACTTACAAGGCCGGAGAG AGCCAGATGTCCCACCAGACGCAGCAGTATAACGAGGCGCGGGAGTCCATCATCCAGACCGCCAACATGGTCTTCAGCAGCTTCTCCGACCTGCCCAAGATGGTGCAGAACGCAAAACTGCTGGGAGAG gcggccgccatcttgattcgCCTGATCAACACCAAAGCAGGGGAGGCGAAAGACGAAGACGTCCGGAGGGAGATGGTCGCTCAGGCTAAGAAACTGGCGGCGGTGactcaagacatggtcacggcTATTAAG ACCACCGTGGCGAATCCGGATGACGAAAGCCAACGCGAGATGTTCCGAACGGCAGTGGACGAGCTGATCTCGGCTAGTAACCTTGCAACCAGCAACGTCATCGAGTGCACCATGAAACTGGCCGGCACAATGAAG ACATACGGTGCAGACGTCAGGCAGATTAAGTACGAAATGCCAGCCATCCAAGTCGGACAAGTCAAATACAAAACCTCGGAGGCTCAGGCTACAGGCACCGGTAATGTCAAGTACCAACTTTCGGGCATGCAGTCTAACGTACAGCAGGCTAACATCGCACAGCTACCAACCGTTCAGGTCGCTCAAGTTCATTACCAAG GCGCGGAATCACAGTCAAGTGGTGGGCAAGTCAAATACCAACTGCCAGCGATGCAGTCGGGAGTGCAACAAAGCAACATCGGGCAACAAG TTCAGTTTGCTCAAGTTCAATACCAAGGCACGAACGCGCAGCAGGGCGGTGGGCAAGTCAAGTACCAGCTGCAAGGGGTGCAGTCAGGAGCTGCTCAGGGCAACGTTGTCCATGGCTTACCAACAGTACAG CTTGCCCAGGTCCAATACTCAGGGGCGGGCCAACAGCCAGGCAGTGGCCAAGTGACGTATCAGCTTGCGGGCGCCACACAGGGTAACATCTCCCAGACAAACGTCGGTCAGCGGAACGTCTCACAG GTTGCCCAGGTTCAGTACTCAGGGGCGGGCCAACAGCCAGGTAGCGGACAAGTGACGTATCAACTTGCAGGCGCCACACAGGGTAACATCTCCCAGACAAACGTCGCTCAGCGGAACGTCTCACAG GTGAAATACCAGCTTCCTGCCGACCAGATGCGCAGCGACGTGCGTTACGTCACGATGGACGGGGGACAGTTCGCGGCGATGGACAGCAAGCACAGCACGCTGGACAGCCGCAACGCCACCTTGGGCAGCAACCTAAGCGGTCAGATCCTTATTCTCGACAGCAG GTACAACACGCTGAACAGCAGTCAGTACGTCAGCGCGAACAGCAGAGGCAGCACGCTGGACAGCACGGTGACGTCATCGACCATGGAGTCTTTTAACGAGTCCTCAGTTTCCACCAGGGCTGACTACAGCACCAGGACAGACTATAGCGTAAAGACCAACTACGTGGACGAATCACAG GTGAAATACAACTATGGCGTGAAGAAGGGGTTAAAGGGCACGGCGCTGGTGAACATGAACGCGCTGAGCCAGGACCGGAAACGGAAACACGACGGTGACCTCGAGCAGGAGGTCAGGTTCGTGGAGGAGAAGAAGACCATCTATGAG TGGGGGATTGACAGAGGCATGTCCGGGAAGGCCATAGTGAACCTGGACGCTCTGAGCAAGCGGAAGAAGCGGATGGTGAGGAGGAAGAAGATTGTGGAAGGATACGGGGAATACGAGGAG TACAGTGACGAGTACAGCGATGGTGAACTTGATATTGACGACGACCTTGACGAGAAGAGGCGACTGGCGCGACTGAGGATGGAGGAACCCTTCATCAAGCGCACCACCATCATCGTAGAG GACAACGGCGAGGAGTTGGATATGGAAGACGTCTCGCCCAACTTCGAGGCGTTCTTCCGGAACATGAAGAGAGGCGAGCCGCGAGATGACGTCATGAAGGAACTGGAGGATGCCGTCGATCTGTCTGATATCATTCAGATTGATAACTTAACG CCGGAAAACCTGAATGAAGGCCTTACTGAAGCTGAGGAGAGAAAACTTAGTCCAGAGAACATCCCTCCCGACTTCTCTGCCTTCTTCGCGACGTACATCTCCACCTACGGGTGGCCCAGCGATCCGGAGGTCCTCGGACCCGGAGCCAAGCCGATAGAAGAGCTGATCGATGCACAGAACCTGCTGAAACCTGAC GACCCCGATCGCGATGGTGCAGAGTCAGTGTTGTCTGAGGCTGAAGGGGGAGCGTGCGGGCCTGATCTCTTGGGTGGTGGTGGAGGGCCGACAAAG ATGTTCGTTTTGCCGGACTATGACTCCTACTTCCGCCAGGCGAAGGCTAAGCCACAGGGGAAGTTTGTGCAGTGTGATCTTGGAGACGATATGTCAGACGGCACCCGGAAAATTGCGGTTGGATTCATGATACCTTACAGAAG GATCGTGTTGGCATGCGCGCCTGCCGACCAACCTCGTAAGAAGGCGCAGGCGCAGTTGGTTCGCGTCCTGAAGACGTTCCAGTCGGTTGCAGTGAAG ACAATCCGTGCAGTGCTGTCCACACGCACACGAGTGGTCTACAAACGCACCTACAGGCGGAGAAGGGGTGGCGGAGGGGGCGAAAGCGAgaagaagagtcagacagag CTACAACAAGACGAACTCATGAAGAAGTTCCAAGAGGCGAAGTTGAAGGTCAAGGGTCGTGAGGCGGAGTCCTACGGACAGGCGGAGGGGAAGCTGCTGGAGTCGAAGGCGTCGCTGGCGTCAGATGCGGCGGAAGCTAAAGCTGCCTTCCTGAGGTTCGCTTCTCTCGGGATAAAGGGGCAAGGCGGTGGCGATGGTGACGATG ATGCGTCGTGGTCGAAGTCGGAGGTTGTCGTGTCGAAACAGTCGTGTGCCGAGCTGGCCGGACTTCTGATGCAGTTCCAACAGGCCTACCAGGATGTGCTGGATGCCAGCATGATCTTGGGAAAGCACACCACG GTGGAGTGGCATCAGAAGTGCGTTGTCAAGACGACGAAGTTCTTCAGTTTCTCTGCCATGACGGTGGTCAAAGGAGCGCGCCTCTTCACCAGCTCCTCCAACATCTCCGAAACCAAGAGCAACTTGGCTCTGGCCGCACA GGATCTGACAACATCGATAGACGAGATGATGGGCGTTTGCCACGAAAGGTTCCCGGATGAGAACGCAGTGGATGCTGGGAACAGTGTAGAGCCAGACAAGCTTCTTGAG